The proteins below come from a single Rariglobus hedericola genomic window:
- a CDS encoding 3-oxoacyl-ACP reductase family protein — protein MNAIASTTASSVSSNVKNIAGKVALVTGGSRGLGAAIAKRLAADGAAVAITYTSSPDKAAAVVSAIEAAGGRALALQADSADPVAVQAAVAETVKVLGRLDIMVNNAGILAIAPIDQFTLADFDRTIAVNVRGVFVASQAAAAHLPQGGRIINIGSVNADSMPFAGGSVYALSKGAVASFTRGLARDLGPRGITVNNVQPGPVDTDLNPAHGPFADSLTKIMALGRYGRAEEVAGLVSYLAGPDGGYVTGANLTIDGGFDA, from the coding sequence ATGAACGCCATCGCCTCCACCACCGCATCCTCCGTCTCCTCAAACGTTAAGAACATCGCCGGCAAGGTCGCCCTTGTCACCGGCGGCTCCCGCGGACTCGGTGCCGCCATCGCCAAACGCCTCGCCGCTGACGGTGCCGCCGTCGCCATCACCTACACCAGTTCGCCCGACAAGGCCGCCGCCGTCGTCAGCGCGATCGAGGCCGCCGGCGGACGCGCCCTCGCCCTCCAGGCCGACAGCGCCGACCCCGTCGCCGTGCAGGCCGCCGTCGCCGAAACCGTCAAGGTCCTCGGCCGCCTCGACATCATGGTGAACAACGCCGGCATCCTCGCCATCGCGCCCATCGACCAGTTCACCCTCGCCGACTTCGACCGCACCATCGCCGTCAACGTGCGCGGCGTGTTCGTCGCCTCGCAAGCCGCCGCCGCCCACCTCCCCCAAGGCGGCCGCATCATCAACATCGGCAGCGTCAACGCCGACAGCATGCCCTTCGCCGGCGGCTCCGTTTACGCACTCAGCAAGGGCGCGGTCGCCAGCTTCACCCGGGGCCTCGCCCGCGATCTCGGCCCCCGCGGCATCACCGTCAACAACGTGCAGCCCGGCCCCGTGGACACCGACCTCAACCCCGCCCACGGCCCCTTCGCCGACAGCCTCACCAAGATCATGGCCCTCGGCCGCTACGGCCGCGCCGAGGAAGTCGCCGGCCTCGTCTCCTACCTCGCCGGCCCCGACGGCGGCTACGTCACCGGCGCCAACCTCACCATCGACGGCGGCTTCGACGCCTGA
- a CDS encoding alpha/beta fold hydrolase produces the protein MSHNTLTTTDGTVIYYKDLGPKDGPVITFSHGWPLSSDAWDPQIFFFASRGYRVIAHDRRGHGRSSQPWNNNHMDQYADDLAELLQKLDVKDAVMVGHSTGGGEVARYIGRHGTARVKKAVLMGAVPPIMVKTDKNPGGLPLEVFDGFRAAYLADRAQFFLNVASGPFFGFNRPGAQVSQGLIQSWYAQGMQSGFKNAYDSIKAFSETDFTEDLKNMTVPTLVIHGDDDQIVPIGASAHESIKLLPNGTLTIYEGGDHSLADTHKDRFNADVLAFAQA, from the coding sequence ATGAGCCACAACACCCTCACCACCACCGACGGCACCGTTATCTACTACAAAGACCTCGGCCCCAAGGACGGCCCCGTCATCACCTTCAGCCACGGCTGGCCCCTCAGCTCCGACGCCTGGGATCCGCAGATCTTCTTCTTCGCCTCCCGCGGCTACCGCGTCATCGCCCACGACCGCCGCGGCCACGGCCGCTCCTCCCAGCCCTGGAACAACAACCACATGGACCAATACGCCGACGACCTCGCCGAGCTCCTCCAAAAGCTCGACGTGAAAGACGCCGTCATGGTCGGCCACTCCACCGGTGGCGGCGAAGTCGCCCGCTACATCGGCCGCCACGGCACCGCCCGCGTGAAGAAAGCCGTCCTCATGGGAGCCGTCCCGCCCATCATGGTGAAGACCGACAAAAATCCCGGCGGTCTCCCGCTCGAAGTCTTCGACGGCTTCCGCGCCGCCTACCTCGCCGACCGCGCCCAGTTCTTCCTCAACGTCGCCAGCGGCCCCTTCTTCGGCTTCAACCGACCCGGCGCCCAGGTTTCGCAAGGCCTCATCCAATCCTGGTATGCCCAAGGCATGCAGTCCGGCTTCAAGAACGCCTACGATTCCATCAAAGCCTTCTCCGAAACCGACTTCACCGAAGACCTGAAAAACATGACCGTGCCCACGCTCGTCATCCACGGCGACGACGACCAGATCGTGCCCATCGGTGCCTCCGCCCACGAGTCGATCAAGCTGCTGCCGAACGGCACGCTCACGATCTACGAAGGCGGCGACCACAGCCTGGCCGACACCCACAAGGATCGCTTCAACGCCGACGTCCTCGCCTTCGCCCAAGCGTAA
- a CDS encoding alpha/beta hydrolase: MKTILLIHGLWVTPRSWEKFKTRYEARGYNVLAPAWPGITGEVEDMQRDPSAFAATGIAEVVAHYEKIIRALPAPPIIIGHSFGGLITQLLADRGLASAAVAIDSVPPKGIYVLPFSTYEALTPALINPFNAKSTYLFPFARWHRVFANTLPEAEARAAYAEQAIAAPGKAIFQAALSNVTPASLATVNFKNPTRAPLLVIGGEKDVIMPAALSRKIYAEHRASPSITAYKEFPSRSHYLIAEKGWEEVADYALTWAGSPSGSIT, encoded by the coding sequence ATGAAAACCATCCTCCTCATCCACGGCCTCTGGGTCACCCCGCGCTCGTGGGAAAAGTTCAAGACCCGCTACGAAGCCCGCGGCTACAACGTCCTCGCCCCCGCCTGGCCCGGCATCACCGGAGAAGTCGAAGACATGCAACGCGACCCCTCCGCCTTCGCCGCGACCGGCATCGCCGAAGTCGTCGCCCACTACGAAAAAATCATCCGCGCCCTCCCCGCCCCGCCCATCATCATCGGCCACTCCTTCGGCGGACTCATCACCCAACTCCTCGCCGACCGCGGACTCGCCTCCGCCGCCGTCGCCATCGACTCCGTCCCGCCCAAAGGAATCTACGTTCTCCCGTTCTCGACCTACGAAGCCCTCACCCCCGCGCTGATCAACCCCTTCAACGCGAAAAGCACCTACCTCTTCCCCTTCGCCCGCTGGCACCGCGTATTCGCCAACACACTACCGGAAGCCGAGGCCCGCGCCGCCTACGCGGAGCAAGCCATCGCCGCGCCCGGCAAAGCGATCTTCCAAGCCGCGCTGTCCAACGTCACGCCCGCGTCACTCGCCACGGTCAACTTCAAGAACCCCACCCGCGCCCCGCTCTTGGTCATCGGCGGAGAAAAAGACGTCATCATGCCCGCCGCCCTCAGCCGCAAAATCTACGCGGAGCACCGCGCCTCGCCGTCGATCACCGCCTACAAAGAATTCCCCTCCCGCAGCCACTACCTCATCGCCGAAAAAGGCTGGGAAGAAGTCGCCGACTACGCACTGACGTGGGCGGGGAGCCCAAGCGGTAGCATCACCTGA
- a CDS encoding cysteine peptidase family C39 domain-containing protein, which yields MYPNYFGLICAALGLAVFAVTYRSASTLPIRKRWRWFILTAVLALPAGYNALYYLHWVPEAAWFYEIRSWPGIEGWVIPMGAAGGFWATLLHRRMLVLPLLATVGVSWGPFLKPVFGPLNTESLHQTWTHDVCIQSTLSSCGPASTATVLKALDVSAQEHEIARAAHTYVGGTEAWYLARYIRSRGLQARFAFNASSFPETMNLPAIVGVTVGGRGHFIAVIKRQGDVFDVGDPMIGPEKLTKAQLLRRYGFTGFVLEISGVEPKGLNP from the coding sequence ATGTATCCCAACTACTTTGGACTTATCTGCGCGGCACTGGGCCTCGCAGTATTTGCGGTCACATATCGATCAGCATCGACCCTACCCATTCGTAAACGTTGGCGATGGTTTATTCTGACGGCGGTCCTGGCATTACCTGCGGGCTACAACGCCCTATATTACCTCCATTGGGTGCCGGAGGCAGCTTGGTTCTACGAAATCCGTTCGTGGCCGGGCATTGAAGGCTGGGTGATCCCGATGGGCGCGGCTGGCGGATTCTGGGCAACTCTTCTACATCGACGTATGCTGGTGCTGCCACTCTTAGCCACCGTCGGGGTGTCGTGGGGACCTTTTCTGAAACCGGTCTTCGGGCCGTTGAACACGGAGTCGCTTCATCAAACCTGGACCCACGACGTGTGCATCCAAAGCACGCTTTCGAGCTGCGGGCCGGCGAGCACCGCTACCGTGCTGAAGGCATTGGATGTTTCGGCGCAAGAACACGAAATCGCGCGCGCCGCGCACACCTATGTAGGCGGGACCGAGGCTTGGTATCTCGCTCGCTACATCCGGTCACGCGGTTTGCAGGCTCGGTTTGCATTCAATGCGAGCAGTTTCCCCGAAACTATGAATCTACCGGCCATAGTAGGCGTAACCGTAGGCGGTCGCGGACATTTCATCGCCGTAATCAAACGCCAAGGTGACGTTTTTGACGTGGGCGATCCCATGATCGGTCCGGAAAAGCTGACCAAGGCACAACTGCTCCGTCGCTACGGCTTCACCGGATTCGTGCTGGAAATCTCTGGCGTCGAACCAAAGGGATTAAATCCCTGA
- a CDS encoding alpha/beta hydrolase, with protein sequence MSSLLRPVFAAVWVLGFLSTGASAQTPFPALDEIQEASPLTSSRETRYDFTSKITGRTYRLMIAAPYNLDPAKSYPVVYILDGYWYFRPAVDFTTEAGDRLQSAIIVGIGYPTEDYKSHCDLRSLDLSVPADPANTPGKSEPGDCDAFLQMIQDEIKPFVEKKLPVDKSKQTLYGKSFGGITVLRQLFRNPDAYQTYVSASPAIFWNNRAVLADEATFTQKAKTGTLKLKLLLTTAEGEQYRGTDPKQLEWASSSRMIDNASELADRLKVLDPEHVTVDYTLFPKESHFSVSLACLGRGLSFALPPEHK encoded by the coding sequence ATGTCGTCCCTCTTACGCCCCGTGTTCGCGGCCGTGTGGGTTTTAGGTTTTCTCTCCACCGGAGCCTCGGCCCAGACACCGTTCCCGGCCTTGGACGAAATCCAAGAGGCCTCCCCGCTTACTTCGTCGCGCGAAACGCGCTATGACTTCACCTCCAAAATCACCGGGCGCACCTACCGGTTGATGATCGCCGCTCCCTACAACCTCGACCCGGCCAAATCATATCCGGTCGTCTATATCCTCGATGGCTATTGGTATTTCCGCCCCGCCGTGGATTTCACCACCGAGGCCGGTGACCGTCTCCAATCCGCCATCATCGTGGGCATCGGGTATCCGACCGAGGACTACAAGAGCCACTGCGACCTGCGCAGCCTCGACCTGTCCGTGCCCGCCGATCCCGCCAACACCCCGGGCAAAAGCGAACCGGGTGACTGCGACGCCTTTCTCCAAATGATCCAGGACGAGATCAAACCGTTCGTGGAAAAGAAACTCCCGGTGGATAAGTCGAAACAGACGCTCTACGGAAAATCCTTCGGCGGCATCACCGTGCTCCGCCAACTCTTCCGGAATCCGGATGCTTACCAAACCTACGTGTCCGCCAGCCCCGCCATCTTCTGGAACAACCGCGCCGTCCTTGCCGACGAAGCCACGTTCACACAGAAGGCGAAGACCGGGACGTTGAAGCTGAAACTCCTCCTCACCACGGCCGAAGGTGAACAATACCGCGGCACCGATCCCAAGCAGTTGGAGTGGGCGAGTAGCAGCCGAATGATCGACAACGCCTCCGAGCTGGCCGACCGCCTAAAGGTTCTCGATCCTGAACATGTCACCGTGGACTACACCCTTTTCCCCAAAGAGAGCCACTTCTCGGTCTCCCTCGCCTGCCTGGGCCGCGGCCTTTCCTTCGCACTGCCCCCGGAACACAAATAA
- a CDS encoding rhomboid family intramembrane serine protease codes for MPTPEDSQLPDPARDQLSSANPDLEEHQATKKVLHVWSLLEGRFPLVCLLLVIASVAVTISAHLLPDPTYTWLYTNGGEIWIARKWWGLLGSAFIHSGVMHLVFNCYWIWLLGRLLERELGSFRFLLLFLGTAAFSSIAELAIAGQPGVGMSGVAYAFFGFLLVNQSRHPDFRRVLSGNTRLLMIGWLVACFALTYTKVLNIANFAHLGGLVSGLLVGAAWYPHRFQKQARAACLVLGVAALAVLFWAPWQPAWQAAHAYRALIDKDEATALLALEKIRAKDPANVWALSLEIPLRLARGEYALTRDLLNQLISAQENPSNLNHLAWILATCPEPEVRDGARAIKLARRACDLDGWKTAAIIDTLAAAYAETGDFIEAEKQMIKAMETPGEKSPIYQAHLDLFRAHKPVREHPPSAR; via the coding sequence ATGCCAACGCCTGAAGACTCGCAGCTTCCAGATCCCGCTCGCGATCAATTATCCTCGGCCAATCCTGATCTCGAAGAACATCAGGCCACCAAAAAGGTGCTTCATGTCTGGAGCCTGCTCGAGGGACGGTTTCCCCTCGTGTGCCTGCTACTCGTGATCGCCAGCGTAGCTGTCACGATCTCGGCGCATCTCCTGCCCGACCCGACTTACACCTGGCTTTACACCAATGGCGGCGAGATCTGGATCGCCCGGAAATGGTGGGGCCTTCTGGGTAGCGCTTTTATCCACAGCGGAGTGATGCATCTCGTATTTAACTGCTACTGGATCTGGCTGCTCGGCCGCTTGCTGGAGCGCGAACTCGGCTCGTTTCGTTTCCTGCTCCTCTTCCTCGGGACCGCCGCATTCAGCAGCATCGCGGAACTCGCGATCGCCGGCCAGCCCGGCGTGGGTATGTCCGGTGTTGCTTACGCCTTCTTTGGTTTCTTGCTCGTGAACCAATCCCGACACCCGGACTTCCGTCGCGTGTTATCCGGCAACACCCGGCTGCTCATGATCGGGTGGCTCGTCGCGTGTTTTGCACTCACCTATACAAAGGTTCTCAACATCGCCAATTTCGCCCACCTGGGTGGCCTCGTGTCAGGCTTGTTGGTCGGTGCCGCCTGGTATCCGCATCGTTTTCAAAAACAAGCTCGCGCCGCGTGTCTCGTGCTCGGAGTCGCCGCCCTTGCGGTTCTGTTTTGGGCTCCGTGGCAACCGGCATGGCAGGCTGCACATGCTTACCGCGCACTCATTGACAAGGACGAGGCAACGGCACTCCTCGCACTTGAAAAGATCCGCGCCAAAGACCCTGCGAACGTGTGGGCGCTGTCTCTGGAAATCCCTCTCCGCTTAGCGCGAGGGGAATATGCGCTGACTCGCGACCTTCTTAACCAGTTGATCTCGGCGCAGGAAAATCCGTCAAACCTCAATCATCTGGCCTGGATCCTCGCGACTTGCCCCGAGCCCGAGGTGCGGGACGGGGCTCGGGCGATCAAGCTCGCCCGCCGCGCCTGTGACCTCGATGGATGGAAAACCGCCGCGATTATCGATACGCTCGCCGCGGCCTACGCGGAAACGGGCGATTTCATCGAAGCCGAAAAACAGATGATCAAAGCGATGGAAACGCCCGGTGAAAAATCTCCAATTTACCAGGCCCACCTCGATTTATTCCGCGCACACAAACCGGTGCGCGAGCACCCGCCCAGTGCCCGCTAA
- a CDS encoding tetratricopeptide repeat protein: protein MSLHLPPPVVLRFSLALGLLATAGGLRAKDVYGNNTAWTTSDSTIRDIQIQRNRAERPGQWWDGFAAGPSPASYKEQQALRRRQEADEQRRQDEQAAWDRYERIRESTPPKPVSYREYLESRVNRNSDRAAQEELAFYLSSIGEGAAAVPHLEIVVFLKRSERAGEAAWQLFRIAAPNGAQPDAKRAAKYLKEAISLGNPDAMFTQARGWIAGDKKLGIEPDLPRGLALMEKVLHSDDPWHNTKASQILFKEYALGLHGPVEPAKAIAVARHLRTLTSNGALENWQEDAMVEFLIASPGGWAEHHKEIIAAISGNFSTIFNPDKAERLVRIHLGLDPETRPYAPIDPKKGAEALWGLARQDPARAKNYLPAILLPGPAHNAAGAFTVLEVLREKQPREVLWIRTSAELLANAYGDSFKPEDLALYLDGLEKKAETPAQLLAISQFFATGGKDVPAQPERADRILKRAVDGLRAQLERSRAESSASYELARLHVLGLGVPRDIPTAIALLKSHGSSNEPPAILYPHRVLLASIYLSGYGVGRQPREARSLLSYPARHGYVPAQAAYAEMALNWPADDPWDDGDREEAFRYAKAAAESGDTRARLTLARCYQDGFGTAADLQQALAIYADGANAGVSGALAGLAVLRFDESGPWHDAAAGFAAAQRAADLGDAEGTFVLGQCWEDGHGTKPDSARALAVYEQAARAGHWGSAVAAAKLLTVSAPPVVPDAARAIAVLEQAAANATNDQQFNLVQLLLGEAFLPEDKPRARRWARIAATNGSEEAEWLFRPGQTFGDEPGISKAN, encoded by the coding sequence TTGTCGCTTCACCTTCCTCCTCCCGTCGTCCTCCGGTTCAGCCTTGCGCTGGGATTGCTCGCCACGGCGGGCGGTCTGCGGGCCAAAGACGTGTATGGAAACAACACGGCGTGGACCACCTCCGACAGCACCATTCGCGACATCCAAATACAGCGGAATCGCGCGGAACGGCCCGGCCAGTGGTGGGACGGTTTTGCCGCCGGCCCTTCGCCCGCTTCATATAAGGAACAGCAGGCATTGCGCCGCCGCCAGGAGGCCGACGAACAGCGCCGGCAGGACGAGCAGGCCGCTTGGGACCGCTACGAGCGTATCCGCGAAAGCACTCCACCCAAGCCGGTCAGCTACCGTGAATATTTGGAATCGCGGGTGAACCGGAACAGCGACCGTGCCGCGCAGGAAGAACTCGCGTTTTATCTATCGTCAATCGGCGAAGGCGCCGCAGCCGTCCCGCATCTGGAGATAGTGGTGTTTCTCAAGCGCAGCGAGCGCGCCGGCGAGGCCGCCTGGCAACTTTTCCGCATCGCCGCACCCAACGGAGCCCAACCCGATGCCAAGCGCGCCGCCAAATACCTGAAAGAAGCGATTTCGCTGGGGAATCCGGACGCGATGTTCACGCAGGCCCGCGGATGGATTGCCGGTGACAAGAAACTGGGCATCGAGCCGGACCTGCCTCGCGGATTGGCGCTGATGGAGAAGGTCCTGCACTCGGATGACCCGTGGCATAACACCAAGGCCAGTCAGATCCTCTTCAAAGAATACGCCCTCGGCCTGCACGGTCCGGTGGAGCCGGCGAAGGCGATCGCCGTGGCGCGCCACCTGCGAACGCTTACGAGCAACGGCGCGTTGGAAAACTGGCAGGAGGACGCGATGGTCGAATTCCTCATCGCCAGCCCCGGCGGTTGGGCGGAACACCACAAAGAAATCATTGCCGCGATCAGCGGTAATTTCAGCACGATCTTTAATCCCGACAAAGCCGAGCGGCTCGTGCGCATTCACCTCGGGCTCGATCCCGAGACGCGCCCCTATGCGCCCATCGATCCCAAGAAAGGCGCCGAAGCGCTCTGGGGATTGGCGCGCCAGGATCCGGCCCGCGCGAAAAATTACCTGCCGGCGATCCTCCTGCCCGGCCCGGCGCACAATGCCGCAGGCGCGTTTACCGTGCTCGAAGTCCTGCGTGAGAAGCAGCCGCGCGAAGTTCTCTGGATTCGCACCTCGGCCGAGCTGCTGGCGAATGCCTATGGCGATTCGTTCAAACCTGAAGACCTCGCGCTCTATCTCGACGGGCTGGAGAAAAAAGCCGAGACGCCCGCGCAACTCCTCGCCATCAGCCAGTTTTTCGCGACCGGTGGCAAAGACGTCCCCGCGCAACCCGAGCGCGCGGACCGTATTCTAAAACGCGCCGTGGACGGACTGCGCGCCCAGCTCGAAAGGAGCCGCGCAGAAAGCTCGGCCAGTTATGAGCTCGCGCGGTTGCACGTCCTCGGGCTGGGCGTGCCGCGCGATATTCCCACCGCGATCGCGCTGTTGAAAAGCCACGGTTCGTCGAATGAGCCACCCGCGATTTTGTATCCACACCGCGTGCTGTTGGCGTCTATTTATCTGTCGGGTTACGGCGTGGGCCGGCAGCCGCGCGAGGCGCGCTCGCTCCTCAGTTATCCGGCGCGCCACGGTTACGTGCCGGCGCAGGCGGCCTATGCCGAGATGGCGCTCAATTGGCCTGCCGATGACCCGTGGGACGACGGCGACCGCGAAGAGGCGTTTCGTTACGCCAAGGCGGCCGCGGAGAGCGGCGACACGCGCGCCCGCCTCACGCTGGCACGTTGTTACCAAGACGGTTTCGGCACGGCGGCGGATCTCCAGCAAGCGCTGGCGATCTACGCCGACGGAGCGAACGCCGGTGTGTCGGGCGCGCTCGCGGGCCTGGCGGTGCTTCGGTTCGATGAATCGGGTCCGTGGCACGACGCTGCCGCCGGCTTCGCTGCCGCGCAGCGTGCCGCCGATCTCGGCGACGCGGAGGGCACCTTCGTGCTCGGACAATGTTGGGAAGACGGCCACGGCACGAAGCCGGATTCCGCGCGAGCGCTCGCGGTTTACGAGCAGGCTGCGCGCGCCGGACATTGGGGATCCGCCGTGGCGGCGGCCAAGCTACTCACCGTGAGCGCCCCGCCCGTCGTGCCTGACGCTGCACGTGCGATCGCGGTGCTCGAACAAGCCGCGGCCAACGCGACCAATGACCAGCAGTTCAACTTGGTGCAGCTTCTCCTCGGCGAAGCCTTCCTGCCGGAGGACAAACCTCGCGCGCGTCGCTGGGCGCGCATCGCCGCCACCAACGGCTCCGAGGAAGCCGAGTGGCTCTTCCGTCCCGGCCAGACCTTCGGCGATGAGCCCGGAATTTCGAAGGCCAATTAA
- a CDS encoding DUF5069 domain-containing protein, with the protein MSTQFPVSDHVKTRGVVYFARMVDKIRLHAAGQLPADYAGHLGFADVTSFDSRFCRFWDVTYDLVKTRTLKGGTAEEIFDDLFAGRQPLNAEHVFVWNLFLLKRGWRDSGTPGVTAEKAAAGIPDRADVQTYVDMHDIDEGREPQPAFL; encoded by the coding sequence ATGAGCACTCAATTCCCCGTCAGTGATCACGTCAAAACCCGCGGCGTCGTTTACTTCGCCCGCATGGTGGACAAAATCCGCCTCCACGCCGCCGGCCAGCTCCCCGCCGATTATGCCGGCCACCTGGGCTTCGCCGATGTCACCAGCTTCGACTCCCGCTTCTGCCGCTTTTGGGATGTGACTTACGACCTCGTCAAAACCCGCACGCTCAAGGGCGGCACCGCCGAGGAAATTTTCGACGACCTCTTCGCCGGACGCCAGCCGCTCAACGCCGAACACGTCTTTGTCTGGAATCTCTTTCTGCTCAAACGCGGCTGGCGCGACAGCGGCACGCCCGGAGTCACCGCCGAAAAAGCCGCCGCCGGCATCCCCGACCGCGCCGATGTGCAGACCTACGTGGACATGCACGACATCGACGAAGGCCGCGAGCCGCAGCCGGCTTTCCTGTAA
- a CDS encoding VOC family protein, which translates to MSTPTNYPAFSPYLSVNNAAQAIEFYKAAFGATERLRLTDKASGKIGHAEILIGGNLVMLNDENPQWGNKSPLTLSGSPITFCLMVDNADAALERAVSVGATVLMPASDQFYGFRSASIADPFGHQWMLQHEIEKVSPEELQKRWSTMSGGCTGA; encoded by the coding sequence ATGAGCACTCCCACCAATTATCCGGCCTTCAGCCCTTACCTCAGTGTCAATAACGCGGCGCAGGCCATTGAGTTTTACAAAGCCGCCTTCGGGGCCACCGAGCGTTTACGCCTGACGGACAAAGCCAGCGGCAAGATCGGTCACGCCGAAATCCTCATCGGGGGCAATCTCGTCATGCTCAACGACGAGAACCCCCAGTGGGGCAACAAGTCCCCACTCACGTTGAGCGGTTCGCCCATCACGTTTTGTCTGATGGTGGACAACGCCGATGCCGCGCTCGAACGCGCCGTCTCCGTCGGTGCCACCGTGCTCATGCCCGCGTCCGACCAATTCTACGGCTTCCGCAGCGCCAGCATCGCCGATCCCTTCGGCCATCAATGGATGCTGCAGCACGAGATCGAAAAGGTTTCTCCCGAGGAGCTGCAAAAACGCTGGAGCACCATGAGCGGGGGATGCACCGGCGCTTGA
- a CDS encoding SDR family NAD(P)-dependent oxidoreductase, which yields MDLQLTGKLALVTASTGGIGREIARTLAREGATVIVNGRSAASVNAALGDILASVPDAKLEALAADNGDLQGVEHTLNQFPEVDILVNNLGIYEAVGFFDETDEAWQRLFEVNIMSGVRLARHYLKGMLAKKTGRVIFISSESAISPSPEMAHYAATKTMQLSIARSLAELTKGTAVTVNAVLPGSTLTEGVEKFVQDIFPDLAPADAQRKFMQQNRPTSLIERLINPEEIADLVTYVSSARASAINGAALRVDGGLVRSVF from the coding sequence ATGGATCTCCAACTCACCGGTAAACTCGCCCTCGTCACCGCCTCCACCGGAGGCATCGGCCGCGAAATCGCCCGCACCCTCGCCCGCGAAGGCGCCACGGTCATCGTCAACGGCCGCTCCGCCGCCTCCGTGAACGCCGCCTTGGGTGACATCCTCGCCAGTGTTCCCGACGCAAAACTCGAAGCCTTGGCCGCGGACAACGGCGACCTGCAAGGCGTGGAGCATACGCTCAACCAATTCCCCGAGGTGGACATCCTCGTGAACAACCTCGGCATCTACGAAGCCGTCGGTTTCTTCGACGAGACCGACGAAGCCTGGCAACGCCTCTTCGAGGTCAACATCATGAGCGGCGTGCGTCTCGCGCGGCATTATTTGAAGGGCATGCTCGCGAAGAAAACCGGTCGCGTGATTTTTATCTCCAGCGAATCCGCGATCAGCCCGTCGCCCGAGATGGCGCACTACGCCGCGACGAAAACCATGCAGCTCTCCATCGCGCGCAGTCTCGCCGAACTCACCAAGGGAACCGCCGTCACCGTCAACGCCGTGCTCCCCGGCTCCACACTCACCGAAGGCGTTGAGAAATTCGTGCAGGATATTTTCCCCGACCTCGCCCCCGCCGATGCGCAGCGGAAGTTTATGCAGCAAAACCGCCCGACCTCACTCATCGAGCGCCTGATCAACCCCGAGGAAATCGCCGACCTTGTCACTTACGTGAGCAGTGCCCGCGCTTCGGCCATCAACGGTGCTGCCCTCCGCGTGGACGGAGGCCTGGTGCGCAGTGTGTTTTAA